The DNA window TATCGCTTCATGTTGGGTTTCAGACAGTTTTATTTTAAACCCATTTTCCAGCCAGCGCAATTGTTCGAGCGATTCAGATTTTTCTAATGGACTGACAGCCAAATCGCTTATCTGTTTTAGGACATCACTTCTGTAACCGTAAAGTCCCACATGTAAAAAATAGGACTGGGCATCAAGCCATTGGTCCTCCGGCAGATTTTTTTGGAAAGGAATCGGATGGCGGGAAAAATATAGCGCAAAGTGATTTTTATCGATTACTGCTTTTACCTTGTTGGGGTTAAAGAGAATGCCCGGGTCTGCAATTTTGCGGATTAAACTTGCAATCTGGGCTTGAGGATCATTAAAACATTGAATCAATTCTTCAATTTGAGCGGGATCAATAAATGGTTCGTCGCCCTGTATATTAATCACCACATCAAAATCGGCGGTGTTTTTTTCCAATACTTCCCTGCAACGGTCTGTACCGCTTTGATGATCGGCAGAGGTCATCATGGCCTTTCCACCGTGTGCATGGACGTGTTCTAAAATGCGCTCATCGTCGGTAGCAACAATAACGTCATTTA is part of the Flavobacteriales bacterium genome and encodes:
- the kdsB gene encoding 3-deoxy-manno-octulosonate cytidylyltransferase, which gives rise to MKILGVIPARYASSRFPGKPLVDIMGTSMIMRVYQQAKKCSLLNDVIVATDDERILEHVHAHGGKAMMTSADHQSGTDRCREVLEKNTADFDVVINIQGDEPFIDPAQIEELIQCFNDPQAQIASLIRKIADPGILFNPNKVKAVIDKNHFALYFSRHPIPFQKNLPEDQWLDAQSYFLHVGLYGYRSDVLKQISDLAVSPLEKSESLEQLRWLENGFKIKLSETQHEAIGVDVPEDLKTLLRTFGK